One region of Pseudomonadota bacterium genomic DNA includes:
- a CDS encoding RDD family protein — translation MTYPVLFLRIKAMFMDSLSLSILVIFLAFLPGKLGIDAPALRWLILIGPLLLFEPMMIWRTGGSVGHHYAGIRVISERTGENLFILNGVARLIVKLTLGLPSVITMVMTKRHRSLHDLLSGSVVVFKDEARAPQRHKLAPRDITFVGRKPSVLRRLAVAVAYWLLMLFVIAIPISLLISDACIDAGACTEREITILDGTGTLTFAAAVLLLALGMVGKLPGAYWRKSSTSPEA, via the coding sequence TACCCCGTTCTGTTTTTGCGTATCAAAGCGATGTTTATGGATTCACTGAGCCTGAGCATCCTCGTGATCTTCCTCGCCTTCTTGCCCGGAAAGCTCGGCATCGACGCTCCCGCCCTGCGCTGGCTGATCCTCATCGGGCCGCTGCTGCTGTTCGAGCCGATGATGATCTGGCGCACCGGCGGCAGCGTCGGGCATCACTACGCGGGGATTCGAGTCATCAGCGAGCGCACCGGCGAGAACCTATTCATTTTGAACGGCGTCGCCCGCCTGATAGTAAAGCTCACCCTGGGGCTGCCGTCGGTCATAACGATGGTGATGACCAAACGGCATCGGTCTCTGCACGATCTTCTGAGCGGATCGGTCGTCGTCTTCAAGGACGAGGCGCGCGCGCCGCAGCGGCACAAGCTGGCACCACGGGACATCACATTCGTCGGACGCAAGCCCTCCGTGCTGAGACGCCTGGCCGTCGCGGTGGCCTACTGGCTCCTCATGCTCTTCGTCATCGCGATTCCGATAAGCCTGTTGATCTCCGACGCCTGCATCGACGCTGGCGCGTGCACAGAGAGGGAGATCACGATCCTGGACGGCACGGGTACACTGACGTTCGCGGCGGCGGTACTGCTGCTTGCCTTGGGAATGGTCGGCAAGTTGCCGGGCGCATACTGGCGCAAGTCGTCGACGTCACCTGAAGCCTAG